Proteins from one Acropora muricata isolate sample 2 chromosome 9, ASM3666990v1, whole genome shotgun sequence genomic window:
- the LOC136927887 gene encoding solute carrier family 22 member 3-like, whose protein sequence is MGLTADQVFDKIGSFGRFQLLILFLFNILEWFWFGWPVLLMTFIAAEPKWRCTNQVNAIANDSFNGSSALNNSAPIVLCPLTHPVGPGQKNYDLRCTIPRNLWEFEDTITSIVTQFDLVCDKAIYGTISSSLIFGGWLIGAGVVGALADRFGRKIMVFFFGFLIALFSLLSASPHAYWLFAVFRLIVGISLGGGGMSAFVLLTELAGPKHRSLIGTSIWYCWTLSLIALAGVAYLIRNWRTLCIVTGAPAIVVTLIWFLTPESLRWLLVKGKMAEAEKLYRRIARMNGKTLPAEGLEIDRVTDTQTRLGDFRDLFKTRHLTKTTLISWFCWFVNALVYYGVFLSAPSVGGNLYLNFFLASLVELPAIPIGI, encoded by the exons ATGGGTTTAACCGCTGACCAAGTTTTTGACAAGATCGGAAGTTTTGGCCGCTTCCAGCTGCTGATCTTGTTCCTTTTTAACATTCTGGAGTGGTTTTGGTTTGGATGGCCGGTCTTACTAATGACATTTATTGCTGCTGAACCAAAATGGCGCTGTACCAACCAAGTTAACGCTATCGCTAACGATAGCTTCAACGGGAGCAGTGCTTTGAATAACAGCGCACCCATAGTTCTGTGCCCGCTGACTCATCCCGTAGGACCTGGGCAAAAGAACTACGACTTGCGTTGTACAATTCCAAGGAATTTGTGGGAATTCGAAGACACAATCACTTCCATTGTGACTCAA TTTGATCTTGTGTGTGATAAAGCCATTTATGGAACCATTTCCTCTTCTCTCATATTTGGAGGTTGGCTCATTGGTGCGGGTGTTGTCGGGGCCTTAGCCGACAGGTTCGGCCGGAAAATcatggttttcttttttggattCTTAATTGCTCTGTTCAGTCTTCTATCAGCTTCTCCTCATGCTTATTGGCTCTTTGCAGTGTTCCGCCTGATCGTTGGCATCTCGTTAG GGGGCGGAGGAATGTCTGCATTTGTGCTTCTTACAGAACTTGCTGGCCCAAAACATCGCAGCCTCATAGGAACTTCAATCTGGTACTGCTGGACTTTATCGCTGATCGCTTTGGCGGGAGTTGCGTATTTGATTAGGAACTGGAGAACGCTTTGCATAGTGACAGGAGCTCCAGCCATAGTCGTGACTCTTATCTGGTT TTTGACTCCGGAGTCCCTTCGTTGGCTGCTTGTGAAAGGAAAGATGGCGGAAGCAGAAAAACTCTATAGAAGAATTGCAAGAATGAATGGTAAAACATTACCTGCAGAGGGCCTGGAAATCGACAGAGTTACAGACACGCAAACAAGACTCGGGGATTTCAGAGATTTGTTCAAAACTCGGCACCTGACTAAAACGACTCTAATCTCTTGGTTTTGCTG GTTCGTCAATGCACTGGTGTACTATGGCGTTTTCCTTAGCGCACCGTCTGTTGGTGGAAATCTCTACCTCAATTTCTTCCTTGCTAGTTTGGTCGAGTTGCCAGCTATTCCTATCGGAATATGA